The genomic interval AGGCTGGAATCTTATTCACAAAGAGCTGGTTCCGGGCGATCGTAAAGAATATTTTGTCGCAGAAAAGGATATCTGGGAAATAGCCAAAAGAATTTCCAGAGAAAGAAAAAGGAGAGAGATAGAACCAGTAAAAAATGTCCTGCATCAATTACAGGAAGTGGAAGGCGACAGATCAAAAGAGGAAGTTAAAGCATTTACAGATATGATGAATCAGCTGGGCGGATTTGTAGATAAAATGGATAAATCGGTTGATATCATGCTTAGTTCAGATCAGAGCTGGTTCTTCGGAATGTTATTAAAGCTTATCAAATAAGCTTTTTTATTTGAGTTTAATTTTCAATAAATTCTGAAAGTATGAAAACTTTAAAAAGTCATGTGATCATTTATGATGAAGAATGTCCTATGTGCAATCTTTATACATCTGCTTTTTTGAAATCGGGAATGCTGGATAAAAATGGTCGTGTTGCATACAATAAAATAGGAGAGGATATTAAGTGTAAAATTGATAAAGATCGTGCAAGGAATGAGATAGCCTTAGTTGATACAGAAGGTGGCTCTGTTTCCTACGGATTGGAAAGTTTGTATAAGGTTATCGGTCATAATATCCCGCTTTTTTGGTCATTGTTCAGATTAAGGCCATTTAATTTCATCATGAAGAAATTGTATTTCTTTGTCTCTTATAATCGAAAGGTAATTGTGCCATCATCAGTATCAGGCTTCAATGCCTGCATTCCTGATATCAATAAAAAATATAGATTGGCTTTTATCCTTTTTGCATG from Sporocytophaga myxococcoides carries:
- a CDS encoding GbsR/MarR family transcriptional regulator, translating into MKFEEGKKQFIQTWGKLGSEWGINRTMAQVHALLLIAPKPLSTEEIMEELSISRGNANMNIRDLLGWNLIHKELVPGDRKEYFVAEKDIWEIAKRISRERKRREIEPVKNVLHQLQEVEGDRSKEEVKAFTDMMNQLGGFVDKMDKSVDIMLSSDQSWFFGMLLKLIK
- a CDS encoding DCC1-like thiol-disulfide oxidoreductase family protein, with translation MKTLKSHVIIYDEECPMCNLYTSAFLKSGMLDKNGRVAYNKIGEDIKCKIDKDRARNEIALVDTEGGSVSYGLESLYKVIGHNIPLFWSLFRLRPFNFIMKKLYFFVSYNRKVIVPSSVSGFNACIPDINKKYRLAFILFAWIVSALTVNAFSARLVPLVPASNLLRELLICGGQLIFQGVLIFFLNKRKLWDYLGNVIAVSLIGSLLLLPALCFPYSGAMLSNVGYLGYFLLVVGFLLLEHKRRVKLLNLPSALTLGWLIYRLIVLLIIL